Proteins encoded within one genomic window of Brassica rapa cultivar Chiifu-401-42 chromosome A09, CAAS_Brap_v3.01, whole genome shotgun sequence:
- the LOC103846745 gene encoding uncharacterized protein LOC103846745 isoform X1 has protein sequence MLSDSGEMPADGDKHSAENSKKRKLKTPMQVMALENFYNEHKYPSEEMKAKIAEEIGLTEKQVSGWFCHRRLKDKRSVKEDGNNIGSQDRSSVVLQDRGSVLRQDSCGSTKQTDYWNPKPREVESQRLYDDDGEDSTSSERRSSLHKNLVSSKDVESSRYVGRSEHHPQTMRSHGLSKPSGYLKVKGDSENVAITAVKRQLGRQYREDGPPLGVEFDPLPPGAFEPQTNSVVVQEPIYVGNQRRSHTPYFTGTRKSFVPGPSYEPARKPKMLLSDPYSSSEDEDDDDDDMMGGMEPGLGDKQTLREPSFKSPSLSYSNTVPDRKGPPQGVPLTNSKKSHISSKGRAEGSRYNLIDNFHNLSGTSQTHDYDKSILNGGRKTGYLTKSSNMLPLSGSRSSDSMERDTSSGMVGKYHGEKMNHMKMHREKLHSTGEPLVTKRLKHGYPQQVYSETFERKDQINRSGVELPSSFNGDETEESSSSSMD, from the exons ATGCTCTCAG ATTCAGGGGAGATGCCTGCTGATGGCGATAAACACTCTGCAGAGAACAGCAAGAAGCGGAAGCTTAAGACTCCTATGCAAGTCATGGCTCTTGAGAATTTCTACAATG AGCATAAGTACCCGAGCGAAGAAATGAAGGCTAAGATAGCAGAGGAAATAGGCTTAACCGAGAAGCAAGTTTCAGGCTGGTTCTGCCACAGAAGGTTAAAGGACAAACGTTCTGTTAAAGAAGATGGGAACAACATAGGGAGCCAAGATCGGTCAAGTGTTGTTCTTCAAGATCGTGGGAGCGTACTTAGACAGGATTCATGCGGTAGCACTAAGCAAACCGATTATTGGAACCCGAAGCCGAGGGAAGTTGAAAGTCAAAGGCtttatgatgatgatggtgaagaTAGCACATCTTCGGAACGCCGCTCGTCGTTGCATAAGAATCTTGTCTCTAGCAAAGATGTGGAGAGTTCTAGATACGTTGGACGTAGTGAGCATCATCCTCAGACTATGAGAAGCCATGGGCTTAGTAAGCCTTCAGGATATTTGAAAGTAAAGGGAGATAGTGAGAATGTTGCTATTACTGCGGTAAAGAGACAATTAGGAAGACAGTACCGAGAGGATGGTCCTCCTTTGGGAGTTGAGTTTGATCCTCTTCCTCCTGGTGCGTTTGAGCCTCAGACTAATAGTGTTGTAGTTCAAG AGCCAATCTATGTTGGGAATCAAAGACGGTCTCACACTCCATACTTCACTGGAACTAGGAAGAGCTTTGTTCCTGGTCCT AGCTATGAACCAGCTCGTAAACCGAAGATGCTTTTGTCAGATCCATATTCATCATCAgaggatgaggatgatgatgatgatgacatgATGGGTGGAATGGAGCCTGGTCTAGGAGATAAGCAGACTCTTCGGGAGCCAAGTTTTAAATCCCCTTCTCTCAGTTACTCTAACACTGTCCCTGACCGCAAAGGTCCACCTCAAGGAGTCCCTCTAACAAACAGCAAGAAGAGTCATATAAGCTCCAAAGGTCGGGCTGAAGGTTCAAGATACAATCTGATTGACAACTTCCATAATCTCTCTGGAACCAGTCAGACTCATGATTATGATAAAAGTATACTCAATGGTGGACGCAAGACCGGGTATCTCACTAAATCTTCAAACATGTTGCCTCTGAGTGGCAGCCGATCCTCTGATTCGATGGAGAGAGATACATCTTCTGGAATG GTGGGAAAGTATCATGGAGAGAAGATGAATCATATGAAAATGCATAGAGAAAAATTGCATTCAACCGGTGAACCGCTG GTTACCAAACGATTGAAACATGGCTATCCTCAGCAAGTTTACAGCGAGACTTTTGAAAGAAAAGACCAGATAAACCG GTCTGGTGTGGAGTTGCCGTCTAGTTTCAATGGAGACGAGACAGAAGAATCTAGCTCTTCTTCTATGGATTAA
- the LOC103846745 gene encoding uncharacterized protein LOC103846745 isoform X2: MPADGDKHSAENSKKRKLKTPMQVMALENFYNEHKYPSEEMKAKIAEEIGLTEKQVSGWFCHRRLKDKRSVKEDGNNIGSQDRSSVVLQDRGSVLRQDSCGSTKQTDYWNPKPREVESQRLYDDDGEDSTSSERRSSLHKNLVSSKDVESSRYVGRSEHHPQTMRSHGLSKPSGYLKVKGDSENVAITAVKRQLGRQYREDGPPLGVEFDPLPPGAFEPQTNSVVVQEPIYVGNQRRSHTPYFTGTRKSFVPGPSYEPARKPKMLLSDPYSSSEDEDDDDDDMMGGMEPGLGDKQTLREPSFKSPSLSYSNTVPDRKGPPQGVPLTNSKKSHISSKGRAEGSRYNLIDNFHNLSGTSQTHDYDKSILNGGRKTGYLTKSSNMLPLSGSRSSDSMERDTSSGMVGKYHGEKMNHMKMHREKLHSTGEPLVTKRLKHGYPQQVYSETFERKDQINRSGVELPSSFNGDETEESSSSSMD; the protein is encoded by the exons ATGCCTGCTGATGGCGATAAACACTCTGCAGAGAACAGCAAGAAGCGGAAGCTTAAGACTCCTATGCAAGTCATGGCTCTTGAGAATTTCTACAATG AGCATAAGTACCCGAGCGAAGAAATGAAGGCTAAGATAGCAGAGGAAATAGGCTTAACCGAGAAGCAAGTTTCAGGCTGGTTCTGCCACAGAAGGTTAAAGGACAAACGTTCTGTTAAAGAAGATGGGAACAACATAGGGAGCCAAGATCGGTCAAGTGTTGTTCTTCAAGATCGTGGGAGCGTACTTAGACAGGATTCATGCGGTAGCACTAAGCAAACCGATTATTGGAACCCGAAGCCGAGGGAAGTTGAAAGTCAAAGGCtttatgatgatgatggtgaagaTAGCACATCTTCGGAACGCCGCTCGTCGTTGCATAAGAATCTTGTCTCTAGCAAAGATGTGGAGAGTTCTAGATACGTTGGACGTAGTGAGCATCATCCTCAGACTATGAGAAGCCATGGGCTTAGTAAGCCTTCAGGATATTTGAAAGTAAAGGGAGATAGTGAGAATGTTGCTATTACTGCGGTAAAGAGACAATTAGGAAGACAGTACCGAGAGGATGGTCCTCCTTTGGGAGTTGAGTTTGATCCTCTTCCTCCTGGTGCGTTTGAGCCTCAGACTAATAGTGTTGTAGTTCAAG AGCCAATCTATGTTGGGAATCAAAGACGGTCTCACACTCCATACTTCACTGGAACTAGGAAGAGCTTTGTTCCTGGTCCT AGCTATGAACCAGCTCGTAAACCGAAGATGCTTTTGTCAGATCCATATTCATCATCAgaggatgaggatgatgatgatgatgacatgATGGGTGGAATGGAGCCTGGTCTAGGAGATAAGCAGACTCTTCGGGAGCCAAGTTTTAAATCCCCTTCTCTCAGTTACTCTAACACTGTCCCTGACCGCAAAGGTCCACCTCAAGGAGTCCCTCTAACAAACAGCAAGAAGAGTCATATAAGCTCCAAAGGTCGGGCTGAAGGTTCAAGATACAATCTGATTGACAACTTCCATAATCTCTCTGGAACCAGTCAGACTCATGATTATGATAAAAGTATACTCAATGGTGGACGCAAGACCGGGTATCTCACTAAATCTTCAAACATGTTGCCTCTGAGTGGCAGCCGATCCTCTGATTCGATGGAGAGAGATACATCTTCTGGAATG GTGGGAAAGTATCATGGAGAGAAGATGAATCATATGAAAATGCATAGAGAAAAATTGCATTCAACCGGTGAACCGCTG GTTACCAAACGATTGAAACATGGCTATCCTCAGCAAGTTTACAGCGAGACTTTTGAAAGAAAAGACCAGATAAACCG GTCTGGTGTGGAGTTGCCGTCTAGTTTCAATGGAGACGAGACAGAAGAATCTAGCTCTTCTTCTATGGATTAA
- the LOC103846758 gene encoding LOW QUALITY PROTEIN: frataxin, mitochondrial (The sequence of the model RefSeq protein was modified relative to this genomic sequence to represent the inferred CDS: substituted 1 base at 1 genomic stop codon), whose amino-acid sequence MATATRFLRRLPRSLKLPPTLLRSNVTRVLSSFAHKTNEPFESRIRHDSSIIIRSFSSQGPAPIDYSSILQEDEFHRLANVTINNLLVKIEDYGDNVQIDGFDIDYGNEVLTLKLGSLGTYVMNKQTPNRQIXMSSPVSGPSRFDWDRDANAWIYRRTEAKLHELLEEELENLCGEPIQLS is encoded by the exons ATGGCTACAGCTACAAGGTTTCTCCGGAGATTACCGAGGTCTCTCAAGCTTCCTCCAACACTTCTCCGTAGCAATGTAACAAGAGTTTTAAGCTCTTTTGCTCACAAAACTAACGAGCCATTTGAATCTCGTATCCGCCATGATTCTTCTATTATTATCAGAAGCTTCTCTTCTCAAGGTCCTGCTCCTATCGATTATAG ttcgaTATTGCAGGAGGATGAGTTCCACAGATTAGCCAATGTCACTATAAATAACCTTCTCGTGAAGATTGAG GACTATGGTGATAATGTCCAGATTGATGGTTTCGACATTGATTATGGG AATGAAGTTCTCACACTAAAGCTTGGATCTTTAGGCACATATGTAATGAATAAGCAAACTCCAAACCGACAAATCTAGATGTCTTCACCTGTCAG TGGTCCGTCTAGATTCGACTGGGACAGGGATGCTAATGCGTGGATTTATCGGCGAACAGAAGCAAAGTTGCATGAACTGTTGGAAGAAGAGTTGGAGAATCTATGTGGCGAACCAATTCAACTCTCATAA